The DNA segment ATGTCCGTAACAGACGCGGCTTTGGTCTGCATTTTTTCTGCAATGGCATTGGTCTGTACTGTTCCATCGTGGTTTTGAGACAGATGATATATGATTTTCAGGTAGTTCTCTTCGGTAAAGGATTGCATTTTTGTTTGCCTAACTAAATATTTAGACAAATCTAAAAAAATTAGAAGAAATAAACTATAAATTATTTGTTTTTTTTTAGAATAAAATTTGGTGGGTAATGTATTCTTATTCTATATTTGGGCATAATTTAAAAATAATGGCGACAGAACTAGATAAAACGGATTTTAAAATTCTTAAATTATTACAGGAAAATGGAAGGATGACAAATTTACTATTGTCTCAGGAGATCGGACTTTCTCCTGCACCTACATTAGAACGTGTAAGAAAGCTTGAAGTATCTGGTTTTATTAAAAGCTACCATGCCCTGGTTGATGAAGAAAAGCTGGGTTTGGGTATAAAAACCTTTATACAGGTACAGCTCGATTTTCATAAGAACAATACCATCCAGATTTTCCTGGATGAAGTGAACCAGATCAAAGAGATTACAGAATGCCACCACGTTACGGGACAGGCTGATTTTCTTTTAAAGGTATATGTCAATGATATTAAAGCTTATGAGCGCCTGATCATGGATAAGATCAGCAAAATCTCAGTAGTAAAAACTTTTCAAACGATGATGATCATGTCTACCACCAAGAAAGAACCCATTGTTCCTTTGGAATATTAAGACTAGGATTTTAAACGGAAAAAGGGTAAAAGGCATCGGGTCTTTTACCCTTTTTCTTCTTAAGTGATTTGCCAGTTAATGGGGCTTTGCCCCTGTTCAATAAGTTTAGCATTGGCCCTGGAAAAAGGTTTGCTATCTAAAAAACCGTTATAGGCCGAGAAGGGCGAGGGGTGTGCTGCGGCAATGATGGTATGTTTTTTCTGATCAATCAATACAGCTTTATTTTGTGCATATCTGCCCCATAAAAGGAAAACCAGGCCTGTCCTTTTTTCAGACAACTCACTGATGATCTTATCAGTAAAAATTTCCCAGCCCTTTCCCTGGTGTGAACCTGCTTCATGGGCCCTTACAGTTAAAGTTGCGTTTAAGAGTAAAACACCTTCATCAGCCCATTGGGTTAGGTTACCGTGATTGGGAATGCTGAAACCAGGAATATCGGCAGACAGTTCCTTATAAATATTTTTCAGGGAGGGGGGGACGGTAATCCCTTTCTGCACAGAAAAAGACAAACCATGGGCCTGGCCGGTCCCATGATAGGGATCTTGACCCAGAATAACTACTTTTACCTTATCAAAAGGGGTGTGGTTAAGGGCATTAAATATATCAGCACCCTTAGGGTATACCTTATATCCCTTTTGTTTTTCTTCCAGTAAAAAAGCTTTAAGCGATTTCATATAGGGTTTTTCGAACTCATCTTTAAGTACTTTTAACCAGCTTTCTTCTATTGCTACAGACATCTGTTTTTTGAGGTTTATACAAAACCAGCCTTTACTTTTTTTGTGCTGGCCATGAATTGAACTGTCGATTCTTTTTTTGTTGAAATTATAAATTAAATCTAATTTTTGGTATTTAAACACGATATTTGCAAAAAAAATATAATAGAATATGCCAAATGTAGTTCGTCTTATTTTAAGTTTTGCAGTGCTGGGAGGTTCGATAACCCTTATGGTCTTTGGTTTCTGGGGATGGGGGATTTTGGCCCTTTTTATAAGTATACTGATTATCGTTACCTATTTCTTTAACGAGAATATGTTATTGGCCCAATGGTTCTTAAGAAAGGACAACATGGCCAAAGCAGAGGTTTACCTGAAAAAGATCACCAATTATGAAAAACAGCTGATCAGGGTGCAACATGGTTATTATAACCTGTTGGTAGGTTTAATTGAATCAAGAAAGGCGCCTATGCAGTCAGAAAAATATTTTAAAAAATCACTTTCTTTAGGAATGCACATGGATCATAATATTGCCCTGGCCAAATTGAGCCTTGCAGGAATAGCCATGGCCAAACGGAACAAACGCGAAGCGCAAATGTATCTGACTGAAGCAAAGAAAGCAGATAAGAACAAATTGCTGGCCGATCAGATCAAACAAATGAAAGACCAACTGGGAATGCTGGATAAACAACAGCAGGTAAGATACAGATAAGCCAAAGCCACATGAAAATGTGGCTTTTTTATTTTTCGCTTAACCTGTCGAAATTTTCGTGTGCTTCTGCGTATGAAGTCCTGCTGATGATGTCATCTTCCAAGTAATCTTTGCTTTTGCTGAAGAACAATTGTTCCGACTGTATTCTGGTGATGAGCTGACGGATGAGTGTCAGGTCAAAGGCTTCTTTGCTCAGTTTTATACAGTATTCTTTTTCGGTAATTTCCAGACTTGAACTGTTCATAATCATTGTCATTTAAATATGTATAAAAATAAAAAAGGCCTGCCACAATTTTTGTAGCAGGCCTTTAAGCTTTTGTTACCTTTATGTTAAGCAAACCAGGCTGTAACCTCTTCTTTTGAAGGCATGGCCAGCTCCAATTTAAGTTTTTTACGCATACCCCCCAGATCGTTAAAAACCTTATTTGGATTTGCTGCTTTTAATTCCTCTATGGTGTTGATGCCCATTTTGCGGACTGCCTGTACCCATTCAGCAGGTACACCGGCATTTACAAAATCCTCATCAGTTGTTATTTTGACTTTCTTTTCCGGCCTCATCTGCGGAAAAAACAATACTTCCTGTATGGTCGATTGATCGGTCATCAGCATTACCAGACGATCTATACCAATACCCAGACCCGATGTAGGTGGCATGCCATATTCCAGGGCACGGATAAAATCATCGTCCATCGCCATCGCCTCATCATCACCTCTTGCAGCAAGTTTTAACTGGTCTTCAAAGCGTTCCCGCTGATCAATAGGGTCATTCAGCTCAGAGTAAGCATTGGCAATTTCTTTACCCATCACAAATAATTCAAAACGTTCTACCAGTCCTTCCTTGCTTCTGTGTTTTTTAGCCAGAGGTGTCATTTCCAACGGATAATCGGTAATGTAAGTCGGCTGGATCAGGTTCGCCTCTACTTTTTCGCTGAACAGTTCATCAATCAGCTTGCCCCTGCCCATAGAATTATCAATTTCTATGCCCAGGCTTTTGCAAACCGTTTTGATCTCTTCTTCTGTCATAACTGAAACATCTATACCTGTATATTTCTGGATAGACTCGTACATGGTCAGTTTTTCGTATGGGCCTTCAAAGTTGATCTCATAATCCCCAACTTTTACTACAGGTTTTCCATGGATCGCCAGAGCTACTTTCTCCAGGCATTCTTCTACCATGGCCATCATCCAGATGTAGTCTTTATAAGCTACATAAATCTCCATAGAGGTAAATTCAGGATTATGGGTACGGTCCATCCCTTCGTTTCTGAACATTTTACCAAACTCATAAACGCCGTCAAAACCTGCTACAATCAGTCTTTTCAGGTAAAGTTCATTGGCAATACGCAGGTACAATGGCATATCCAGCGTATTGTGGTGTGTAGCAAATGGACGGGCTGCAGCACCACCATGAATGGGTTGCAGAATAGGTGTTTCCACTTCCATCCAGCCCTGATTATCAAAAT comes from the Pedobacter heparinus DSM 2366 genome and includes:
- a CDS encoding Lrp/AsnC family transcriptional regulator, which translates into the protein MATELDKTDFKILKLLQENGRMTNLLLSQEIGLSPAPTLERVRKLEVSGFIKSYHALVDEEKLGLGIKTFIQVQLDFHKNNTIQIFLDEVNQIKEITECHHVTGQADFLLKVYVNDIKAYERLIMDKISKISVVKTFQTMMIMSTTKKEPIVPLEY
- the ung gene encoding uracil-DNA glycosylase — encoded protein: MSVAIEESWLKVLKDEFEKPYMKSLKAFLLEEKQKGYKVYPKGADIFNALNHTPFDKVKVVILGQDPYHGTGQAHGLSFSVQKGITVPPSLKNIYKELSADIPGFSIPNHGNLTQWADEGVLLLNATLTVRAHEAGSHQGKGWEIFTDKIISELSEKRTGLVFLLWGRYAQNKAVLIDQKKHTIIAAAHPSPFSAYNGFLDSKPFSRANAKLIEQGQSPINWQIT
- the lysS gene encoding lysine--tRNA ligase, with translation MSTGLSELEVLRRNSLTQLRELGINPYPAEAFEINAHAADILANYERDKTAYKNISMAGRIMSRRIMGSASFVELQDSTGRIQVYLKRDDLCPDEDKTLYNTVFKKLLDLGDFIGIKGYVFTTQTGEISVHVTALTLLSKSLKPLPIVKRDEEGNIYDGFTDPEMRYRQRYVDLTVNPGFKQIFINRSKVINTMRGYFDNQGWMEVETPILQPIHGGAAARPFATHHNTLDMPLYLRIANELYLKRLIVAGFDGVYEFGKMFRNEGMDRTHNPEFTSMEIYVAYKDYIWMMAMVEECLEKVALAIHGKPVVKVGDYEINFEGPYEKLTMYESIQKYTGIDVSVMTEEEIKTVCKSLGIEIDNSMGRGKLIDELFSEKVEANLIQPTYITDYPLEMTPLAKKHRSKEGLVERFELFVMGKEIANAYSELNDPIDQRERFEDQLKLAARGDDEAMAMDDDFIRALEYGMPPTSGLGIGIDRLVMLMTDQSTIQEVLFFPQMRPEKKVKITTDEDFVNAGVPAEWVQAVRKMGINTIEELKAANPNKVFNDLGGMRKKLKLELAMPSKEEVTAWFA